The following coding sequences are from one Pseudonocardia sp. HH130630-07 window:
- a CDS encoding ABC transporter substrate-binding protein, translating into MGATPGRRFSVLAAAVVAALLSAACGGGAPAPAPAGGSGETGYPVTVTHAYGETTIPARPQRVVALGLNDLAIAQAVGAPVVGGLRNEGESGPGVPYAPALPADVLTIDAAEQVSPEAVAALRPDLILAVASPLVTDEATYRRMAAIAPTVSYTASLYAASMQEDARQIGRALGRSAEVEGLVSRAEESIAQVRRDLPGLAGRSYLFGQARGDVLPMVVGADNQSTVFMTALGLQVPPSFRGDAGDSGLAPGTVGLSYEEAGRLAEADLLLMTFVSTGDRTRFEGSPVVRPALAGAEYVPTSLDLAIALQSPNLVSTPWLLEQLRPSLERTAAG; encoded by the coding sequence ATGGGTGCAACGCCGGGCCGCCGGTTCTCCGTTCTCGCCGCGGCGGTCGTCGCGGCGTTGCTGTCGGCCGCCTGCGGTGGCGGTGCACCGGCTCCCGCTCCGGCCGGGGGCTCCGGGGAGACCGGGTACCCGGTGACCGTCACGCACGCCTACGGCGAGACGACGATCCCGGCCCGCCCGCAGCGCGTGGTCGCGCTCGGCCTCAACGACCTCGCGATCGCCCAGGCCGTCGGTGCCCCGGTCGTCGGCGGGCTGCGCAACGAGGGCGAGAGCGGGCCCGGCGTGCCGTACGCCCCGGCGCTGCCCGCCGACGTCCTCACGATCGACGCCGCCGAGCAGGTCTCCCCGGAGGCCGTCGCCGCGCTGCGGCCGGACCTGATCCTCGCCGTCGCCTCCCCGCTGGTCACCGACGAGGCCACCTACCGGCGGATGGCGGCGATCGCCCCGACCGTCTCCTACACCGCCTCGCTGTACGCCGCGTCCATGCAGGAGGACGCCCGCCAGATCGGCCGTGCGCTCGGCCGCTCCGCGGAGGTCGAGGGGCTCGTGTCCCGGGCCGAGGAGAGCATCGCGCAGGTGCGCCGGGACCTGCCCGGTCTGGCCGGGCGCAGCTACCTGTTCGGCCAGGCCCGGGGTGACGTGCTGCCGATGGTGGTCGGCGCGGACAACCAGTCGACGGTCTTCATGACCGCGCTCGGCCTGCAGGTCCCGCCGTCGTTCCGGGGCGACGCGGGCGACAGCGGGCTCGCGCCCGGGACCGTCGGGCTCTCCTACGAGGAGGCAGGCCGGCTCGCCGAGGCCGACCTGCTGCTGATGACGTTCGTCTCGACCGGGGACCGGACCCGGTTCGAGGGCTCGCCGGTCGTCCGGCCCGCGCTGGCCGGCGCCGAGTACGTCCCCACCTCGCTGGACCTCGCGATCGCCCTGCAGTCGCCGAACCTGGTGTCCACGCCGTGGCTGCTCGAGCAGCTGCGCCCGTCCCTGGAGCGGACCGCCGCCGGCTGA
- a CDS encoding nitroreductase/quinone reductase family protein, translated as MNPPDFALKAMNAAHRLVIRLTGGKVGYSAGGMPVVELTTTGRRSGEPRTVLLTAPVHGDGSYVVVASRGGDDRHPAWFLNLRADPDVRVAVGGGPAVPMRARIADPDERARLWPQITGRYRNYAGYQRSTEREIPLVHLEPA; from the coding sequence ATGAACCCGCCCGACTTCGCCCTCAAGGCGATGAACGCCGCGCACCGCCTGGTCATCAGGCTGACCGGCGGGAAGGTCGGATACTCGGCCGGCGGGATGCCGGTGGTGGAGCTGACGACGACCGGGCGGCGCTCCGGCGAGCCGCGGACGGTGCTGCTGACCGCCCCGGTGCACGGCGACGGGAGCTACGTCGTCGTCGCCTCCCGGGGTGGCGACGACCGGCACCCCGCCTGGTTCCTCAACCTGCGGGCGGACCCGGACGTGCGGGTCGCGGTCGGCGGCGGGCCCGCGGTCCCGATGCGGGCGCGGATCGCCGACCCCGACGAACGGGCCCGGCTCTGGCCGCAGATCACCGGGCGCTACCGCAACTACGCCGGGTACCAGCGCAGCACCGAGCGCGAGATCCCGCTGGTGCACCTCGAACCGGCCTGA
- a CDS encoding methyltransferase domain-containing protein — MRTADDERARLIDDLVRDGRVYDPRIRAALDAVPRHLFLPGLDPGAAYADEAVPIKTDGGVTVSSVSQPSMVAIMLEQLAPAPGHRVLEIGAGAGWNAGLLAHVVGPAGSVTTVDIDADLVDGTRDNLAAAGVQGVTAVVGDGAGGYPAAAPYDRIELTVGSTGVRPEWVTQLTPDGRLLLPLTVRGSQLSVAFDRTGPDRLVSASVRSCAFVRLRGAGADPGADAALPGGGWTVQPAGRDVPGTADLPTLERVLREPGGDRAAPAPGSVSDLWDGLGLWCALADPGVLRLLGPEDSRLGPALFAVAGARAALGIATAEGCALLLADPAATVRAFGPDGDAAAERLLALADGWVRAGRPHAADLRIEAVVPAPGDGPAPGEIVDTAGTRLRISWGTGPG; from the coding sequence ATGCGGACGGCCGACGACGAGCGGGCCCGGCTGATCGACGACCTGGTCCGTGACGGCCGGGTGTACGACCCGCGGATCCGCGCCGCGCTCGACGCGGTGCCCCGGCACCTGTTCCTGCCCGGCCTCGACCCGGGCGCCGCGTACGCGGACGAGGCCGTCCCGATCAAGACCGACGGCGGGGTGACCGTCAGCTCGGTGTCCCAGCCCTCGATGGTGGCGATCATGCTGGAGCAGCTGGCCCCGGCACCCGGGCACCGGGTGCTGGAGATCGGCGCGGGCGCCGGGTGGAACGCCGGGCTGCTCGCCCACGTCGTGGGACCGGCCGGCTCCGTGACCACCGTGGACATCGACGCCGACCTCGTCGACGGCACCCGGGACAACCTCGCCGCGGCCGGGGTGCAGGGGGTCACGGCCGTCGTCGGGGACGGGGCCGGCGGGTACCCGGCGGCGGCGCCGTACGACCGGATCGAGCTGACCGTCGGCTCCACCGGGGTCCGGCCCGAGTGGGTCACCCAGCTGACCCCGGACGGGCGGCTGCTGCTCCCGCTCACGGTGCGCGGCAGCCAGCTGTCGGTGGCGTTCGACCGCACCGGCCCCGACCGGCTGGTGTCGGCGTCGGTGCGCAGCTGCGCGTTCGTGCGGCTGCGCGGCGCCGGGGCCGATCCCGGCGCGGACGCGGCGCTGCCCGGCGGCGGGTGGACGGTGCAGCCGGCCGGCCGGGACGTGCCCGGGACGGCGGACCTGCCGACGCTGGAGCGGGTGCTGCGCGAGCCGGGCGGGGACCGCGCGGCGCCGGCACCCGGCTCGGTGTCGGACCTGTGGGACGGACTGGGGCTGTGGTGCGCGCTGGCGGACCCCGGCGTGCTGCGGCTGCTGGGGCCGGAGGACTCCCGGCTCGGTCCGGCGCTGTTCGCGGTCGCCGGGGCCAGGGCGGCACTGGGGATCGCGACGGCGGAGGGCTGCGCGCTGCTGCTGGCCGACCCGGCCGCGACCGTCCGGGCGTTCGGACCGGACGGGGACGCCGCCGCCGAGCGGTTGCTGGCGCTCGCCGACGGCTGGGTCCGGGCGGGCCGTCCGCACGCCGCGGACCTGCGGATCGAGGCCGTCGTGCCGGCGCCCGGGGACGGCCCGGCGCCGGGGGAGATCGTGGACACGGCCGGGACCCGCCTGCGGATCTCCTGGGGCACCGGTCCCGGCTGA
- the proB gene encoding glutamate 5-kinase, with the protein MSTTRAALGAARRVVVKVGSSSLTSLSGGLDPDRLDALVDALMTRRGAGGQVVLVSSGAIAAGLAPLQLRRRPRDLATQQAAASVGQLLLAHAYSASFARYGQGIGQVLLTADDMIRRSNYRNAQRTLERLLQLGSVPVVNENDTVATAEIRVGDNDRLAALVAHIVGADALVLLSDVDGLYDGDPRDPGSALVTEVDDPAELAGISVTRPGSGLGTGGMGTKVTAAAMASAAGIPVLLASAEQAAGALDGGAGGPGVGTAFRAPGTRMSARRFWLRHAADVRGALDLDDGAVEAVRKRRRSLLAAGVHGVSGEFVAGDVVELLAPHGRAIARGVVSYDAGELPAMIGRRTRELPPEQRRELVHADDLVLV; encoded by the coding sequence ATGAGCACGACCCGGGCCGCGCTCGGCGCGGCCCGCCGGGTCGTCGTCAAGGTGGGGTCGTCCTCGCTGACCAGCCTCAGCGGCGGGCTCGACCCGGACCGGCTCGACGCGCTGGTCGACGCGCTGATGACCCGGCGCGGGGCCGGCGGGCAGGTCGTGCTCGTCTCCTCCGGGGCGATCGCGGCCGGGCTGGCCCCGCTGCAGCTGCGCAGGCGCCCCCGCGACCTGGCGACCCAGCAGGCCGCGGCCTCGGTCGGCCAGCTGCTCCTGGCGCACGCCTACTCGGCGTCGTTCGCCCGCTACGGGCAGGGGATCGGCCAGGTCCTGCTGACCGCGGACGACATGATCCGCCGCTCGAACTACCGCAACGCCCAGCGCACCCTGGAACGGCTGCTGCAGCTCGGGTCGGTACCCGTCGTGAACGAGAACGACACCGTCGCGACCGCCGAGATCCGGGTCGGGGACAACGACCGGCTCGCCGCGCTGGTGGCGCACATCGTCGGTGCGGACGCGCTGGTGCTGCTCTCCGACGTCGACGGCCTCTACGACGGCGACCCGCGCGACCCCGGCTCGGCACTGGTCACCGAGGTGGACGACCCGGCGGAGCTGGCCGGGATCAGCGTCACCCGGCCGGGCTCGGGGCTCGGTACCGGGGGGATGGGGACCAAGGTCACCGCGGCCGCCATGGCGTCGGCGGCCGGGATCCCGGTCCTGCTCGCCTCGGCCGAGCAGGCCGCCGGGGCGCTCGACGGCGGCGCCGGCGGGCCCGGGGTGGGCACGGCCTTCCGCGCCCCGGGGACCCGGATGAGCGCGCGCCGGTTCTGGCTGCGGCACGCCGCCGACGTCCGCGGGGCCCTGGACCTCGACGACGGCGCGGTCGAGGCCGTCCGGAAGCGCCGGCGCTCGCTGCTCGCGGCCGGTGTGCACGGGGTCTCCGGCGAGTTCGTCGCCGGGGACGTCGTCGAGCTGCTGGCGCCGCACGGCCGGGCGATCGCCCGGGGCGTGGTCTCCTACGACGCCGGCGAGCTGCCCGCGATGATCGGCCGCCGGACCCGGGAGCTGCCCCCGGAACAGCGCCGGGAACTGGTGCACGCCGACGATCTCGTGCTGGTCTGA
- the obgE gene encoding GTPase ObgE — protein sequence MSRFVDRVVLHATAGAGGNGCASVHREKFKPLGGPDGGNGGRGGSVVLVVDPGVHTLLDYHHRPHAAAQSGTQGQGSFKQGANAPDTELRVPDGTVVLDQDGEVLADLVGAGTRFVAAEGGRGGLGNAALASAARKAPGFALLGEPGDDVQYTLELRSLADVGLVGFPSAGKSSLVAAVSAARPKIADYPFTTLVPQLGVVSAGDETYTVADVPGLIPGAAGGRGLGLEFLRHIERCSVLVHVVDCATFETTRDPVSDIEALETELAHYADQLGTSALGERLDQRPRLIALNKIDVPDAADLVDLVRADLTERFGWPVYAISTASRAGLRELTFAMAERVAAARAARPEVEPTRIVLRPKAVDDAGFTVEPDTAVEDGFIVRGERPERWIRQTNFDNDEAVGYLADRLARLGVEEALAKAGAVPGCPVTIGDMTFDWEPSTPAGMAALLTGRGTDVRLESHERVGASDRKAARAARRAHLSDAELAAGAQYSSDRELDT from the coding sequence ATGTCCCGGTTCGTCGACCGCGTCGTGCTGCACGCGACCGCGGGGGCCGGCGGCAACGGCTGCGCCTCCGTGCACCGCGAGAAGTTCAAGCCGCTCGGCGGGCCGGACGGCGGTAACGGCGGCCGCGGCGGTTCGGTCGTCCTCGTCGTCGACCCGGGGGTGCACACGCTGCTGGACTACCACCACCGTCCGCACGCCGCCGCGCAGAGCGGGACCCAGGGCCAGGGCTCGTTCAAGCAGGGCGCCAACGCCCCGGACACCGAGCTGCGGGTCCCGGACGGCACCGTCGTGCTGGACCAGGACGGTGAGGTGCTGGCCGACCTGGTCGGCGCGGGCACCCGGTTCGTCGCCGCCGAGGGCGGCCGGGGCGGGCTCGGCAACGCCGCGCTGGCGTCGGCCGCGCGCAAGGCGCCCGGGTTCGCGCTGCTGGGCGAGCCGGGTGACGACGTGCAGTACACCCTGGAGCTGCGCAGCCTCGCCGACGTCGGCCTGGTCGGTTTCCCCAGCGCGGGTAAGTCCTCGCTGGTCGCGGCGGTGTCGGCGGCCCGCCCGAAGATCGCCGACTACCCGTTCACCACGCTCGTCCCGCAGCTCGGGGTGGTCAGTGCCGGGGACGAGACGTACACCGTCGCCGACGTGCCCGGCCTCATCCCCGGCGCGGCCGGTGGCCGCGGGCTGGGCCTGGAGTTCCTCCGGCACATCGAGCGGTGCTCGGTGCTCGTGCACGTCGTGGACTGCGCGACGTTCGAGACGACCCGTGACCCGGTGTCCGACATCGAGGCGCTGGAGACCGAGCTGGCGCACTACGCCGACCAGCTCGGCACCAGCGCGCTGGGTGAGCGGCTCGACCAGCGCCCGCGGCTGATCGCCCTCAACAAGATCGACGTCCCGGACGCGGCGGATCTCGTCGACCTTGTCCGTGCCGATCTCACCGAACGGTTCGGCTGGCCGGTGTACGCGATCTCCACCGCGTCCCGGGCCGGGCTGCGCGAGCTGACGTTCGCGATGGCCGAGCGGGTCGCGGCGGCCCGCGCCGCGCGTCCGGAGGTCGAGCCGACCCGGATCGTGCTCCGGCCGAAGGCGGTCGACGACGCCGGGTTCACCGTCGAGCCGGACACGGCGGTCGAGGACGGGTTCATCGTGCGCGGGGAGCGCCCGGAACGCTGGATCCGGCAGACCAACTTCGACAACGACGAGGCGGTCGGCTACCTCGCGGACCGGCTCGCCCGGCTCGGGGTCGAGGAGGCGCTGGCCAAGGCCGGTGCCGTGCCCGGGTGCCCGGTGACGATCGGCGACATGACCTTCGACTGGGAGCCGTCCACCCCGGCCGGGATGGCGGCCCTGCTGACCGGCCGCGGCACCGACGTCCGGCTGGAGAGCCACGAGCGGGTCGGTGCCTCCGACCGCAAGGCGGCCCGAGCCGCGCGCCGGGCGCACCTGTCCGATGCCGAGCTGGCGGCGGGAGCGCAGTACTCCTCGGACCGTGAGCTCGACACGTGA
- the rpmA gene encoding 50S ribosomal protein L27: protein MAHKKGASSSRNGRDSNAQFLGVKRFGGQTVKAGEILIRQRGTSTHPGVNVGRGKDDTLFALAAGTVEFGSKRGRKTVNIVPAEV, encoded by the coding sequence ATGGCACACAAGAAGGGTGCATCCAGCTCCCGCAACGGCCGCGACTCCAACGCCCAGTTCCTGGGTGTGAAGCGCTTCGGTGGCCAGACCGTCAAGGCCGGTGAGATCCTCATCCGCCAGCGTGGCACCAGCACGCACCCGGGCGTCAACGTCGGCCGCGGCAAGGACGACACGCTGTTCGCCCTCGCCGCCGGCACCGTCGAGTTCGGTTCCAAGCGCGGTCGCAAGACCGTCAACATCGTGCCGGCCGAGGTCTGA
- the rplU gene encoding 50S ribosomal protein L21: protein MYAIVKTGGKQYKVAVDDVVTVEKLDGEPGAEIVLPAVLLVDGDQVSTDVSGLTSAVTATVVEHTKGPKIRIHKFKNKTGYHKRQGHRQPLTKVQVTAIGK, encoded by the coding sequence ATGTACGCGATCGTCAAGACCGGCGGCAAGCAGTACAAGGTGGCCGTCGACGACGTGGTCACCGTCGAGAAGCTCGACGGTGAGCCCGGCGCCGAGATCGTCCTTCCCGCCGTGCTGCTCGTCGACGGCGACCAGGTGAGCACCGACGTCAGCGGACTCACCTCCGCGGTGACCGCCACCGTCGTCGAGCACACCAAGGGTCCGAAGATCCGGATCCACAAGTTCAAGAACAAGACCGGGTACCACAAGCGTCAGGGGCACCGTCAGCCGCTGACGAAGGTCCAGGTCACCGCCATCGGCAAGTAA
- a CDS encoding translation initiation factor IF-2 N-terminal domain-containing protein, with the protein MSVNDAPAGDTGGPSGEPAQNLELPAKMRVHALAKLLGRASRDVLGALTTLGHEVRSVQSSITREIAEQAVAALAPAPADGAAEPAEAIPAEPVEPPATGRRKGRARSAASAAANPFGLPAEDPRPAPAEPAAVAPAFAVPMFQAPTAPPAPAPAAAGGPDEPETGAKKGRKSRRKRDADAAQPEDEATGTPATGADRADDRADSDDSEDTADRADAGDADDDEDGNARRRRRRGRRGRGRGKGGDEPGENEQDAGDTPDGDATERDGDRTDTGSDSGADSGDADDSDGTDGDDEQSPGSRRRRRRRRKGGSDVEGRSEDDPPNTVTKVREARSDSGSSSDDQVQGVRGSTRLEAKRQRRRDGRDAGRRRPPILSESEFLARRESVDRQMVIRQLADRTEIGVLEDSVLVEHFITGGGSGSASMVGNIYLGRVQNVLPSMEAAFVDIGRGRNAVLYAGEVNWDAAGLNGKARKIEQALSSGDQVLVQVTKDPVGHKGARLTTQISLAGRFLVYVPSGGAAGISRKLPDTERKRLKEMLKEIVPAEAGVIIRTASEGVSHESLERDVRRLQAQWEVVKEKSEKTGKGAPKAPTLLYEEPDMLVKVVRDQFNEDFSKLIVSGNGAWETVSGYVDHVAPELSDRMHRHTGPSDVFTEYRIDEQLLKALDRKVWLPSGGTLVIDRTEAMTVVDVNTGKFTGSGGNLEETVTRNNLEAAEEVVRQLRLRDIGGIIVVDFIDMVLEANRDLVLRRLTECLARDRTRHQVAEVTSLGLVQMTRKRVGGGLLEHFSTPCEHCRGRGVIVSTDQAEPQHHHGGGHGRGDNGNGNGRSNNGNDGNGDGGGRRRRRRGGNGDSGADDAVHSDRNGNGNGGNGDSGADPADRPVDVGSAMAGVAAVAAGRTARGDDGGTAGADPAGNGVAPPAPSAGTSDAPGAGATTAADAAPAPVTDPGSAAVPEPVQELTGSADPVVAAPAPVADPVPEPSGAGTGRSRRRRKRDAEETPAPDGGATATATDGATPPVDTVPAIAAPAPAETTDAERPAPRRRRVSRSAGSPTTTAEPVVITTAPAEQSAPVVAAATAPGAAASSAAVEPVTGSPVPEQPEAAAAARPRRRRRAASRPAGPPQDGG; encoded by the coding sequence ATGTCCGTGAACGACGCGCCCGCCGGTGACACCGGCGGGCCCTCCGGCGAGCCTGCCCAGAACCTCGAGCTGCCGGCGAAGATGCGGGTACACGCACTCGCGAAGCTGCTCGGCCGGGCGAGCCGGGATGTGCTCGGCGCGCTGACGACCCTCGGTCACGAGGTCCGCAGCGTCCAGTCCAGCATCACCCGGGAGATCGCCGAGCAGGCGGTCGCCGCGCTGGCCCCGGCCCCGGCCGACGGCGCCGCGGAGCCCGCGGAGGCGATCCCCGCCGAGCCGGTGGAGCCTCCCGCGACGGGGCGGCGGAAGGGGCGGGCCCGCTCCGCCGCGTCGGCCGCGGCGAACCCCTTCGGCCTTCCCGCGGAGGACCCGCGCCCGGCGCCGGCCGAGCCGGCTGCGGTCGCTCCGGCGTTCGCCGTCCCGATGTTCCAGGCGCCGACCGCTCCGCCCGCGCCCGCACCCGCCGCGGCCGGTGGCCCCGACGAGCCGGAGACCGGTGCGAAGAAGGGCCGCAAGAGCCGCCGCAAGCGCGACGCCGATGCCGCACAGCCCGAGGACGAGGCCACCGGCACCCCGGCCACCGGCGCCGACCGCGCCGACGACCGGGCCGACTCCGACGACTCCGAGGACACGGCCGACCGGGCCGACGCCGGGGACGCCGACGACGACGAGGACGGCAACGCCCGCCGCCGCCGCCGTCGTGGCCGTCGTGGCCGTGGCCGGGGCAAGGGCGGCGACGAGCCGGGCGAGAACGAGCAGGACGCCGGGGACACCCCGGACGGCGACGCCACCGAGCGCGACGGCGACCGGACCGACACCGGGAGCGACTCCGGTGCCGACTCCGGCGACGCGGACGACTCCGACGGGACCGACGGCGACGACGAGCAGTCGCCCGGCTCCCGGCGTCGCCGCCGCCGCCGGCGCAAGGGCGGCTCCGACGTGGAGGGCCGCTCCGAGGACGACCCGCCGAACACCGTCACCAAGGTCCGCGAGGCCCGCTCGGACTCCGGCTCGTCGTCCGACGACCAGGTGCAGGGCGTCCGGGGGTCCACCCGGCTGGAGGCCAAGCGCCAGCGCCGCCGCGACGGGCGGGACGCCGGTCGCCGCCGTCCGCCGATCCTGTCCGAGTCGGAGTTCCTGGCCCGCCGGGAGTCCGTCGACCGGCAGATGGTGATCCGCCAGCTCGCGGACCGCACCGAGATCGGGGTGCTGGAGGACTCGGTCCTCGTCGAGCACTTCATCACCGGTGGTGGCTCCGGCAGCGCCAGCATGGTCGGCAACATCTACCTGGGCCGGGTGCAGAATGTCCTGCCGTCGATGGAGGCGGCGTTCGTCGACATCGGGCGCGGCCGCAACGCCGTGCTCTACGCCGGTGAGGTGAACTGGGACGCCGCCGGCCTCAACGGCAAGGCCCGCAAGATCGAGCAGGCGCTGTCCTCCGGCGACCAGGTGCTGGTGCAGGTCACGAAGGACCCGGTCGGGCACAAGGGTGCCCGGCTGACCACGCAGATCTCGCTGGCCGGCCGGTTCCTGGTCTACGTGCCCTCCGGCGGTGCCGCCGGCATCTCCCGCAAGCTGCCCGACACCGAGCGCAAGCGGCTCAAGGAGATGCTGAAGGAGATCGTGCCCGCCGAGGCCGGCGTGATCATCCGGACGGCGTCCGAGGGCGTCTCGCACGAGTCGCTGGAGCGCGACGTCCGCCGGCTGCAGGCGCAGTGGGAGGTCGTCAAGGAGAAGTCCGAGAAGACCGGCAAGGGTGCGCCGAAGGCGCCGACGCTCCTCTACGAGGAGCCGGACATGCTGGTCAAGGTCGTCCGCGACCAGTTCAACGAGGACTTCTCGAAGCTCATCGTCTCGGGCAACGGGGCGTGGGAGACCGTCTCCGGCTACGTGGACCACGTCGCACCCGAGCTGTCGGACCGGATGCACCGGCACACCGGCCCGTCCGACGTGTTCACCGAGTACCGGATCGACGAGCAGCTGCTCAAGGCGCTGGACCGCAAGGTCTGGCTGCCGTCGGGCGGCACCCTGGTCATCGACCGCACCGAGGCGATGACGGTCGTCGACGTCAACACCGGGAAGTTCACCGGGTCCGGCGGGAACCTCGAGGAGACGGTCACCCGCAACAACCTGGAGGCGGCCGAGGAGGTCGTCCGCCAGCTGCGGCTGCGCGACATCGGCGGGATCATCGTCGTCGACTTCATCGACATGGTGCTGGAGGCGAACCGCGACCTCGTGCTGCGCCGCCTCACCGAGTGCCTCGCCCGGGACCGGACCCGGCACCAGGTGGCCGAGGTGACCTCGCTGGGCCTGGTCCAGATGACCCGCAAGCGGGTCGGCGGCGGGCTGCTGGAGCACTTCTCCACCCCGTGCGAGCACTGCCGCGGCCGTGGGGTGATCGTCTCGACCGACCAGGCCGAGCCCCAGCACCACCACGGTGGCGGGCACGGCCGTGGCGACAACGGCAACGGCAACGGCCGCAGCAACAACGGCAACGACGGCAACGGGGACGGTGGCGGCCGCAGGCGTCGCCGCCGCGGCGGGAACGGCGACTCCGGCGCCGACGACGCCGTGCACTCCGACCGCAACGGCAACGGCAACGGCGGCAACGGCGACTCCGGTGCCGACCCGGCCGACCGCCCGGTGGACGTCGGTTCCGCGATGGCCGGTGTCGCCGCCGTGGCGGCCGGCCGGACCGCGCGGGGCGACGACGGCGGCACCGCGGGCGCCGACCCGGCGGGCAACGGGGTGGCCCCGCCCGCACCGTCGGCCGGCACGTCCGACGCGCCGGGTGCCGGTGCCACGACCGCGGCCGACGCGGCCCCGGCACCGGTGACCGACCCCGGCTCCGCCGCGGTCCCCGAGCCGGTGCAGGAGCTGACCGGGTCCGCGGACCCGGTCGTCGCGGCCCCGGCGCCGGTGGCCGACCCGGTGCCCGAGCCCTCCGGGGCGGGTACCGGCAGGTCACGCAGGCGGCGCAAGCGGGACGCCGAGGAGACGCCCGCCCCGGACGGGGGCGCCACCGCCACCGCCACCGACGGCGCCACGCCGCCGGTGGACACGGTCCCCGCGATCGCCGCTCCGGCGCCCGCGGAGACCACGGACGCCGAGCGCCCGGCCCCGCGCCGCCGCCGGGTGAGCCGGTCCGCCGGTTCGCCGACGACGACCGCCGAGCCGGTCGTCATCACCACGGCACCCGCCGAGCAGTCCGCACCGGTGGTGGCCGCCGCGACGGCGCCCGGCGCCGCCGCGTCCTCCGCCGCCGTCGAGCCGGTGACCGGGTCCCCGGTCCCGGAGCAGCCGGAGGCGGCGGCCGCCGCCCGGCCGCGGCGCCGCCGCCGGGCGGCGTCCCGTCCCGCGGGCCCCCCGCAGGACGGGGGGTGA
- a CDS encoding TIGR03936 family radical SAM-associated protein, whose protein sequence is MARVKAGQAANPAPPTVQRVRLRFAKRGRLRFLSHRDVARSFERAVRRAGVPVSHSHGFSPHPRLSWVGAAPTGAASEAEYVELGLTREVDPALLREAMDRVLPDGIDVLDAVVAEPPALADRIDAGRWRLEIRGLDVGAVRGAVAALMERESVVVTRVTPSGRKEIDVRAALVSLSVEPRPGDDGAVPEAATPDPATDCAILTAVVRQMTPTVRPDDVLGALGVVADLTPPVPVTATRLAQGLLDDRGDLLDPLGTAPATRGRPAGS, encoded by the coding sequence ATGGCGCGTGTGAAGGCGGGGCAAGCGGCGAATCCGGCACCCCCGACGGTGCAGCGGGTACGGCTGCGTTTCGCCAAGCGCGGCCGGTTGCGCTTCCTGTCGCACCGCGACGTCGCCCGCAGCTTCGAGCGGGCCGTGCGCCGGGCCGGCGTCCCGGTGTCGCACTCGCACGGGTTCAGCCCGCACCCGCGGCTGTCCTGGGTCGGCGCGGCCCCGACCGGGGCGGCCAGCGAGGCCGAGTACGTCGAGCTGGGGCTGACCCGGGAGGTCGATCCCGCCCTGCTGCGGGAGGCGATGGACCGGGTGCTGCCGGACGGCATCGACGTGCTCGACGCGGTCGTCGCCGAGCCGCCGGCGCTCGCCGACCGGATCGACGCCGGCCGCTGGCGCCTGGAGATCCGCGGGCTCGACGTCGGCGCGGTCCGGGGTGCGGTCGCCGCCCTGATGGAGCGCGAGTCGGTGGTGGTGACCCGGGTCACCCCGTCGGGCCGTAAGGAGATCGACGTCCGAGCCGCGCTGGTGAGCCTGTCGGTGGAGCCCCGGCCGGGTGACGACGGGGCGGTTCCGGAGGCGGCTACCCCGGATCCGGCTACCGACTGTGCGATACTGACGGCGGTCGTTCGGCAGATGACACCGACCGTTCGACCCGACGACGTGCTGGGTGCGCTCGGTGTTGTCGCAGACCTGACGCCGCCGGTACCGGTGACGGCCACCCGGTTGGCGCAGGGCCTGCTCGATGACCGGGGTGACCTGCTGGACCCGCTCGGTACGGCACCGGCGACCCGTGGTCGGCCGGCCGGGTCCTGA
- a CDS encoding GNAT family N-acetyltransferase has product MADNGLSSIPDAGLGDGSDGGTWEHGGRALRVRVADERDVAALGRLRRQWLEERAGRAVPDASFEEAFAAWWRVEQPRRAFWVAEAGSDRAGWTPVGSINVLETVQMPRPGGRGARTGQVGNAFVLAAFAEAGVPRVLLSAVVGHARRRGYRRLMLAPTAGSAAFYRRAGFVPAGDSLLVLEQ; this is encoded by the coding sequence GTGGCTGACAACGGCCTGTCCTCGATCCCCGACGCGGGCCTCGGTGACGGCTCCGACGGCGGGACCTGGGAACACGGCGGGCGCGCCCTGCGCGTCCGGGTCGCCGACGAGCGCGACGTCGCGGCGCTCGGCCGGCTGCGCCGCCAGTGGCTGGAGGAGCGGGCCGGGCGGGCCGTCCCGGACGCCTCGTTCGAGGAGGCCTTCGCCGCCTGGTGGCGGGTCGAGCAGCCGCGGCGCGCGTTCTGGGTCGCCGAGGCGGGCAGCGACCGTGCCGGCTGGACCCCGGTCGGGTCGATCAACGTGCTCGAGACGGTGCAGATGCCGCGCCCCGGCGGGCGGGGGGCCCGGACCGGGCAGGTCGGCAACGCGTTCGTGCTGGCCGCGTTCGCCGAGGCCGGGGTGCCCCGGGTGCTGCTGTCCGCCGTCGTCGGGCACGCCCGCCGGCGCGGGTACCGGCGGTTGATGCTGGCGCCGACCGCGGGCAGCGCCGCGTTCTACCGGCGGGCCGGGTTCGTCCCGGCCGGTGACTCGCTGCTGGTGCTGGAGCAGTAG